One Deltaproteobacteria bacterium genomic window, GGCGGTCGGCCGCTCCGAGCTCATCACGCAGGCCGCCATGGTCACGCGGGCCGGCGGCCGCATCGCCGTGATCGGCGTGCTGACCGAGGCGACCGCCACCCTGCCCTGGTTCCTGCTGTTCATGAAGAACCTGTCGCTGCGCACGGGGCTGGTGAACCCGCAGTGCCACATCCCGCGGCTGCTGCCGCTGATCGAGCAGGGCCGGCTCGACCCGACCGTGATCATCAGCCACCGGCTCCCGCTCTCCGACGGCCCGCGCGGCTACGACGTCTTCGCGCACCACAAGGAGAACGTGCTCAAAGTCGTGCTGCAGCCGTAGCGGCGCGTCTGGCCGCTCTGCGCTCCAGCGCCGTGTAGAGCACCGGAAGCACGATCAGCGTCAGCGCGGTCGAGGTGAGGATCCCTCCGATCACCACCGTAGCGAGCGGCCGCTGTACCTCCGCGCCCGCGCCGGTCGAGAGCGCCATGGGAACGAAGCCGAGCGACGCGACGAGCGCGGTCATGAGAACCGGGCGCAGACGCGTGAGCGCGCCCTCGCGCACCGCAGCGTCGAGCGGGCGGCCTTCGCGCCGGAGCTCCTGGATGAACGAGACCATCACGATGCCGTTCAGAACCGCGACCCCCGACAACGCGATGAAGCCGACGCCCGCCGAGATCGAGAGCGGAATGCCGCGCAGGAGCAGCGACGCGATCCCGCCCGTCCAGGCGAGCGGAACTCCGCTGAACACGATCGCCGCGTCACGCGCCGACCCGAACACCGTCGCGAGAATCGCGAAGATCAGCAGCAGCGCGAGCGGAACCACGATCCGGAGCCTCCGGCTCGCGGACTCGAGCTGCTCGAACTGACCGCCCCAGGCGGTCCAGTAACCGGTGGGGAGCTCCACGTCTTCGCTGATTCGGTCTTCCGCCTCCGCGACGAACGAGCCGATGTCGCGCCCCCGGACGTTTGCGGTGACCACGACGCGGCGCTTGCCGTTTTCGCGGCTGATCTGGTTGGGTCCGGTGCCGGTAGAGATCTTCGCCACGGCGCCGAGCGGAACGAATTCGCGCCGGCCGCCGGGGAGCAGGATCGGCAGCCGTTCGAGCGCCTCGACGTCGCCGCGCAGCGCCTCGGGCAGGCGCACCACCACGTCGAAGCGGCGGTCGCCCTCGAAGACCTGCGCCGCGACCGAGCCGCCGATCGCCGTTCGCACGACCTCCTGCACCTCGGACTGCGACAGGCCGTAGCGCGCAAGCTGCTCGCGATCGATCTGGACCTCGAGCATCGGAAGGCCGGTGATCGGCTCGGCTTTCACGTCGGCCGCGCCGCGAACGCTCTCGAGGATCTTAGCCACGCGATCGCCCATCTCGACCAGGAGCTCGAGGTCGTCGCCGAACACCTTCACCGCGACATCGCTGCGCACGCCCGCGATCAGCTCGTTCATCCGCATCTCGATCGGCTGCGTGAACTCGTAGTTGCTGCCGGGGGCGAGCGCGACGGCCGCTTCGAGCGACGCCACCACCTCGTCCTTCGGCCGACGCGGATCCGGCCAGTCGGAGCGATCCTTCAGGATCACGAAGCCGTCGGCCACGCTCGGCGGCATCGGGTCGGTGGCGACTTCGGCCGTGCCGATCTTGGCAAACGTGAGGTCGACCTCCGGCACCGAGCGCAGCGCGCTCTCCAGCGCTCGCTGCATCGAGACCGCCTGCGTGAGGCTGGTTCCGGGGATGCGCAGCGCGTGCAGGGCGACGTCGCCCTCGTCGAGGCTCGGGATGAACTCGCTCCCCATGCGGGTGGCTGCGCCGAACGAGACCAGCAGGAGCACGACCGCGACGGCGGCCACCCAGATCGGCCGACGAAGCGCAAGATCGAGCGCGCGCTCGTACGCGAATCTGGCGCCGTGCATGATCCGGCTCTCTCGGTCGCTCACTCGTCCGCGCAGCGAGACGGCGATGGCCGCCGGTACGAACGTCACCGAGAGCACGAGCGCCGAGACGAGCGCGAGGATCACGGTGACCGCCATCGGGTGAAACATCTTCCCTTCCACGCCGG contains:
- a CDS encoding CusA/CzcA family heavy metal efflux RND transporter; this translates as MLDAIVRTALARRWLVLGATLLAAAVGAFSFTTLPIDAVPDITNVQVQINTEAPGYSPLESEQRITFPIETALGGLPRLSYTRSISRYGLSQVTVVFEDGTDIYFARQLVNERLREATSRLPDGLEPELGPIATGLGEIFMYGVEPQSGAADERGRPWDLTDLRTLQDWVIKPQLRTVPGVTEVNSIGGFVKEVHVTPRPERLVAHGLGFRSLLDAIASNSLGTGAGYIERNGEQYLVRAPGQLQDLDDVRRIVVGNADGVPIRVGDLAEVALGPELRTGAATENGREVVLGTVFMLIGENSRAVSQRTAAKLVEINRGLPSGIVARTVYERTGLVDRTIATVQRNLVEGALLVIAILFALLGNARAALLTALVIPLSMLLTFAGMARSGISANLMSLGALDFGLIVDGAVIIVENCIRRLAEASRDRAEPLALRERLEVVSDATRQVVRPSVFGVMIILIVYVPILALTGVEGKMFHPMAVTVILALVSALVLSVTFVPAAIAVSLRGRVSDRESRIMHGARFAYERALDLALRRPIWVAAVAVVLLLVSFGAATRMGSEFIPSLDEGDVALHALRIPGTSLTQAVSMQRALESALRSVPEVDLTFAKIGTAEVATDPMPPSVADGFVILKDRSDWPDPRRPKDEVVASLEAAVALAPGSNYEFTQPIEMRMNELIAGVRSDVAVKVFGDDLELLVEMGDRVAKILESVRGAADVKAEPITGLPMLEVQIDREQLARYGLSQSEVQEVVRTAIGGSVAAQVFEGDRRFDVVVRLPEALRGDVEALERLPILLPGGRREFVPLGAVAKISTGTGPNQISRENGKRRVVVTANVRGRDIGSFVAEAEDRISEDVELPTGYWTAWGGQFEQLESASRRLRIVVPLALLLIFAILATVFGSARDAAIVFSGVPLAWTGGIASLLLRGIPLSISAGVGFIALSGVAVLNGIVMVSFIQELRREGRPLDAAVREGALTRLRPVLMTALVASLGFVPMALSTGAGAEVQRPLATVVIGGILTSTALTLIVLPVLYTALERRAARRAATAAARL